In Stieleria varia, one genomic interval encodes:
- a CDS encoding radical SAM protein, with amino-acid sequence MYFRLARRFLTETDKRLLAKAIWTLGVKGLLSVHKHKRRLKRGEFFPPFLYMSVINSCNLRCQGCWVDVGAKQHKIEVDAANETIRQAKAMGNSFFGILGGEPFMHKDLMKIFEQNRDVYFQVFTNGHFITDEVATQLRKFGNVTPLISVEGTDVISDTRRGRAGVLSQTMKGLETALKHKLLVGVCTSVCKTNLDDLVNNKWVDALIDMGVMYCWYHIYRPVGPEPNPQLALNSAEQRKVRQFVVDTRATKPIIVIDAYHDDAGNALCPAATGFTHHIGPWGDIEPCPVIQLATESIHDDRPLAETFNNSEFLRDFRELTAQNTRGCVIMERPDLLLDLAEKHGARDTTVRGAVAEELRNVEPRRSQYQPGDEIPERSFVYRWAKKYAFNDFGTYTRHFDTANYRDPDVGENQSAAKQPKSDLPVLH; translated from the coding sequence ATGTATTTTCGATTGGCCCGCCGATTTCTGACCGAGACGGACAAGCGTTTATTGGCCAAGGCCATTTGGACCTTGGGCGTCAAAGGCCTGCTCAGCGTGCACAAGCACAAACGCCGCCTCAAGCGGGGGGAGTTCTTCCCTCCGTTTCTGTACATGTCGGTCATCAACAGTTGCAACTTGCGTTGCCAGGGTTGCTGGGTCGATGTGGGTGCCAAGCAGCACAAGATCGAAGTCGATGCGGCGAACGAGACGATTCGCCAGGCCAAGGCGATGGGCAACAGCTTCTTTGGCATCCTGGGTGGCGAACCCTTCATGCACAAAGACCTGATGAAGATCTTTGAACAGAACCGCGACGTTTATTTCCAAGTCTTTACCAACGGGCACTTCATCACCGACGAAGTCGCAACTCAGCTACGAAAGTTTGGCAACGTCACCCCGTTGATCAGCGTGGAAGGAACCGACGTGATCAGCGACACGCGTCGCGGCCGAGCCGGTGTTCTGAGTCAAACGATGAAGGGACTCGAGACCGCGCTGAAGCACAAGTTGCTGGTCGGCGTTTGCACCAGCGTCTGCAAGACAAACCTCGATGACCTGGTCAACAACAAGTGGGTGGACGCATTGATCGACATGGGCGTGATGTATTGCTGGTACCACATCTATCGTCCGGTCGGCCCCGAGCCCAACCCACAACTGGCACTCAACAGCGCCGAGCAACGCAAGGTGCGTCAGTTTGTGGTCGACACTCGCGCGACCAAGCCGATCATCGTGATCGATGCGTATCACGACGACGCGGGCAACGCGTTGTGCCCCGCGGCGACAGGATTCACACACCATATCGGTCCCTGGGGTGATATCGAGCCGTGTCCGGTGATTCAATTGGCGACCGAATCGATCCACGACGATCGACCGCTTGCGGAGACCTTCAACAACTCTGAGTTCTTACGCGATTTTCGCGAGTTGACCGCGCAGAACACACGCGGCTGCGTGATCATGGAACGACCGGACTTGTTGTTGGACTTGGCCGAAAAACATGGTGCACGAGACACGACGGTCCGCGGCGCGGTGGCGGAGGAACTGCGGAACGTCGAACCGCGACGCAGCCAATACCAACCGGGTGACGAGATTCCTGAGCGTAGTTTCGTGTATCGCTGGGCAAAGAAATACGCGTTCAACGATTTTGGAACCTACACACGCCACTTCGACACCGCAAACTATCGTGACCCGGATGTCGGTGAAAACCAGTCGGCGGCAAAGCAGCCCAAAAGTGATTTACCTGTCTTGCATTGA
- a CDS encoding amidohydrolase family protein has translation MSPPDRIYTARWIVPITASPIQRGWVRVSGQQVVDVGDGPAPPEATDLGDIALMPQLINAHTHLEFSDCPRPIGRPGMRLADWIGKVYNARSVTTIQQKAQNILLGWRESQDAGVCLIGEIATLPCQYQGDDTLPSLVTFAEVLGLSEQRAAERLAVASDHLQQCSDAGISPHAPYSTPWALIQDCVTRAKSADVPLAMHVAESPEERELLQRGTGPFADALQRMGVWRDELFPWNADQNFVTLIDLLARAPSALLVHGNDLNASEIEKLAGHPNVTVVYCPRTHHFFGHSRHPVDRMLRAGVRVALGTDSRASNPDLSLWGEVQHLLKHRQDLSPHAIIQMATVGGADALRYPRWGRISAGSPAKFGCVATTAGDLEGLFRDFAEQPFVPCDAILDVDWPRYWPRL, from the coding sequence ATGTCACCGCCCGATCGAATTTATACAGCTCGTTGGATCGTACCGATCACTGCGTCACCAATTCAGCGTGGCTGGGTTCGTGTCTCAGGTCAACAGGTCGTAGACGTCGGCGATGGTCCCGCCCCTCCGGAGGCGACGGATCTGGGCGACATCGCGTTGATGCCGCAACTGATCAATGCTCACACGCACCTGGAGTTCTCTGATTGCCCTCGGCCGATTGGCCGGCCGGGCATGCGATTGGCCGATTGGATCGGCAAGGTTTACAACGCCCGGTCGGTAACCACGATCCAACAGAAAGCACAGAACATCTTGCTCGGGTGGCGAGAGTCACAGGACGCCGGTGTTTGCTTGATTGGCGAAATCGCCACGTTACCGTGTCAGTACCAGGGCGATGACACGTTGCCATCGTTGGTGACTTTCGCGGAAGTCCTCGGACTGAGCGAGCAGCGTGCCGCAGAAAGACTCGCCGTCGCATCGGACCACCTGCAACAATGCAGCGACGCCGGGATCAGTCCCCACGCGCCCTATTCGACGCCATGGGCATTGATTCAGGATTGTGTGACGCGAGCGAAATCGGCCGACGTTCCGCTGGCGATGCACGTCGCTGAATCTCCAGAGGAACGTGAATTGCTGCAGCGTGGCACGGGGCCGTTTGCCGACGCGTTGCAGCGGATGGGGGTGTGGCGCGACGAACTGTTTCCCTGGAATGCCGATCAAAATTTCGTCACGTTGATCGATCTGTTGGCTCGCGCGCCGAGTGCCCTGTTGGTTCATGGAAACGACTTGAATGCATCCGAAATCGAAAAGCTCGCTGGGCATCCGAATGTGACGGTCGTCTATTGCCCTCGCACGCATCATTTTTTTGGCCATTCCCGGCACCCCGTCGACCGGATGCTGCGTGCTGGCGTCCGTGTCGCTTTGGGCACCGATTCCCGCGCCAGCAACCCGGATTTGAGTCTGTGGGGCGAAGTGCAGCATTTGCTCAAACATCGTCAAGACCTTTCACCGCACGCGATCATTCAAATGGCGACCGTCGGGGGGGCCGACGCGTTGCGGTATCCCCGATGGGGCAGGATTTCGGCGGGCTCCCCAGCCAAGTTTGGGTGTGTCGCGACCACCGCTGGCGATCTGGAGGGATTATTTCGCGACTTCGCAGAGCAACCGTTCGTCCCCTGTGACGCGATTCTCGACGTCGATTGGCCCCGTTATTGGCCCAGACTCTGA
- a CDS encoding DNA-3-methyladenine glycosylase produces MKDFISKGQRLDAEFYNDSPESVARRLIGAALLRCVDGMWLGGWIVETEAYLSARDPASHSARGKTAGNASMFGPPGTLYVYPIHAKYCMNAVTENEGVGSAVLIRAIEPAWGIEQIIQHRNQTHPRRLTSGPAMICQALCVDRRDDGKDLTQDDDILILAAVDETQRRIRACKRIGISKAKDRRLRFVDRDSAYLSRPVET; encoded by the coding sequence ATGAAAGACTTTATCAGCAAGGGCCAGCGGCTAGACGCCGAATTCTACAACGATTCTCCCGAGAGCGTTGCCCGGCGGTTGATCGGTGCCGCTCTGCTGCGATGCGTCGATGGCATGTGGCTGGGTGGATGGATTGTTGAAACGGAAGCCTATTTGTCGGCGCGAGATCCCGCCAGTCATAGCGCGCGTGGAAAAACGGCTGGCAACGCATCGATGTTTGGTCCACCAGGAACCTTGTACGTTTATCCGATTCACGCGAAGTACTGCATGAACGCGGTGACGGAAAACGAAGGTGTCGGCAGCGCGGTGTTGATCCGCGCGATCGAGCCTGCGTGGGGAATCGAACAGATCATCCAACACCGAAACCAAACCCATCCGCGACGGCTGACATCCGGGCCTGCGATGATTTGCCAAGCCTTGTGTGTCGACCGACGCGACGACGGAAAGGATCTGACGCAGGACGATGACATCTTGATCCTCGCGGCCGTTGATGAAACGCAACGCCGAATTCGGGCGTGCAAGCGGATCGGAATCAGCAAAGCCAAAGACCGCCGGTTACGGTTCGTAGATCGCGATAGCGCCTACCTGAGCCGGCCCGTCGAGACATAG
- a CDS encoding type II toxin-antitoxin system RelE/ParE family toxin encodes MAPAHGKRLDTQGVFADANPANASTPYMIEARKRGTAWRTIVPQVSYAPEADDDLEAIVEYIARDKPMAARDWLLNVRETREKLATQPGAGEVREGFGVEGCRSLSVGKYVVFFHPINGGIEVSRESRKSRFVRHLGRPTEGFHDTAPNEAVEFELNLIVQWRRGSYYIEGVPEGPQRKNHVVSRVPSSKVE; translated from the coding sequence GTGGCACCGGCCCACGGCAAACGCCTGGATACTCAGGGGGTTTTCGCCGACGCGAACCCGGCGAATGCCTCGACGCCGTACATGATCGAAGCGAGAAAACGTGGCACCGCGTGGAGAACGATCGTGCCGCAAGTCAGTTACGCACCGGAAGCGGATGACGATCTTGAAGCGATTGTGGAGTACATTGCACGTGACAAGCCGATGGCCGCGCGCGATTGGCTGTTGAACGTTCGCGAGACGCGCGAAAAGCTGGCGACACAACCCGGAGCAGGTGAGGTGCGCGAGGGATTTGGCGTGGAGGGTTGTCGGTCGCTCAGCGTTGGGAAGTACGTTGTGTTCTTCCACCCAATTAACGGTGGAATCGAGGTTTCGCGTGAATCACGCAAGTCGCGATTTGTAAGGCATCTAGGTCGCCCAACGGAAGGTTTTCACGACACCGCCCCAAACGAAGCGGTTGAGTTTGAACTAAATTTGATCGTACAATGGCGTCGAGGCTCATACTACATCGAAGGTGTGCCCGAAGGGCCTCAGCGTAAAAACCATGTTGTCAGTCGCGTCCCCTCGAGTAAGGTTGAATGA
- a CDS encoding ribbon-helix-helix domain-containing protein translates to MPSIPIELPSDLMSFVDQSAKQGGFSSASEYIVALVAAANKKHGEIEEALLAGIASGPAEPWTDDEWRAIRERVESRSVN, encoded by the coding sequence GTGCCGAGTATACCAATTGAATTGCCAAGCGATCTGATGAGTTTTGTGGACCAAAGTGCGAAGCAAGGAGGGTTTTCCAGCGCAAGCGAATATATCGTAGCGTTGGTCGCCGCAGCGAACAAAAAGCATGGTGAAATTGAGGAGGCGTTGCTTGCCGGCATTGCCAGCGGTCCCGCAGAACCGTGGACAGACGATGAATGGCGAGCCATTCGAGAGCGCGTTGAATCACGAAGTGTGAATTAG
- a CDS encoding type II toxin-antitoxin system RelE/ParE family toxin, whose protein sequence is MDHSKPITRRAKASEDVESHASYIADGSVDGALRFLERAEQTIKGLAIFPASGAPFPTDVPDLAGMRTKLIRDFPNHVVFYVERE, encoded by the coding sequence GTGGATCACTCCAAGCCGATAACCCGACGTGCCAAGGCAAGCGAAGACGTCGAGTCCCATGCAAGTTACATCGCGGATGGCAGTGTCGATGGCGCCCTGCGATTTCTTGAGCGAGCTGAACAGACGATCAAGGGCTTAGCGATATTCCCAGCGAGCGGAGCGCCGTTTCCCACGGACGTGCCGGACTTGGCTGGAATGCGAACGAAACTAATCAGAGATTTCCCGAATCACGTCGTGTTCTACGTTGAACGCGAATAG
- the polA gene encoding DNA polymerase I, protein MNAQPKDLFQDDRKLFLLDGMALVYRAHFALVRSPRFTSGGLCTSAVFGMLNTVMDILKREEPTHIAIAFDTSEPTERHKVFPEYKAQRDAMPEDISKQLPYIDRLMEALNITAIRMPGYEADDIIGTLAHQASDQGFLTWMVTPDKDYHQLVRQDVIVYKPGRQGSDVELLGIPEVLAQWEIQRVEQVIDVLGLMGDSSDNIPGVPGIGPKTAKKLIADFGSVENLLENTDKLKGKQRERIEENREQALLSKQLVTIQMDVPHTVDLDALKYDSYDEEKLKALLQELEFDTIGTRLFGKSFSSAASRASVIREKRETEIQATLFDDPVDEKKIDDVPHEYHTVTTADERAALIAELMSVESFCFDTETTGLDPRTVQPLGISFCIQPHTAYYVVCGETAEDACAVLEEFRCVFENESIRKVGHNLKYDVSLLKWHGIEVRGTLFDTMLVHTMMEPEMKHGLDYLANLYLGYQPIPTSALIGPKGPNQKNMRDVPLERLSQYACEDADVTLQVANAISPKIDELGVREVCMDVECPLVTVLIDMEYEGIRLNSEALHEYSDKLQAEIGDLEARIYSAAGHPFNIDSPKQLGVVLYEELELVAKPKKTATGQYSTREAELEKLASKHQIVADVLDYRNARKLKSVYVDQLPEAVNPKTGRLHTHYSQTWTATGRLQSNDPNLQTIPIRKERGREIRAAFVARDDDHLLLSADYSQIELRVMAELSQDPAMMEAFSSGEDIHRFTASKVYKVEPDEVTREMRDKAKTVNFGIIYGISAFGLQQRLNIPREEASELIRNYFEKYPGVQRYIDETIAQAKEHGYVATRTGRRRYIRDINSRSKGVVAAAERLAMNSPIQGTAADMLKLAMIKVHKALAAGGFKTKMLLTVHDELVFDMPRDEQDTVMPVIEQAMKTAMPMQVPIVVEMGTGKNWLEAH, encoded by the coding sequence ATGAACGCACAGCCCAAAGACCTGTTTCAAGACGATCGCAAGCTTTTTTTGCTCGATGGCATGGCGTTGGTCTACCGAGCCCACTTTGCGTTGGTCCGCAGCCCCCGCTTCACCTCCGGCGGCCTCTGCACCTCGGCCGTCTTTGGCATGCTGAACACGGTCATGGACATCCTGAAACGCGAGGAACCGACTCACATCGCAATCGCGTTCGACACGTCCGAACCCACCGAGCGACACAAGGTTTTTCCAGAGTACAAAGCTCAACGGGATGCGATGCCCGAGGACATCTCCAAACAATTGCCGTACATCGATCGTCTGATGGAGGCCCTCAACATCACAGCGATTCGCATGCCGGGCTACGAAGCCGACGACATCATCGGAACACTGGCCCATCAAGCGTCCGATCAAGGGTTCCTGACTTGGATGGTGACCCCCGATAAAGACTACCACCAACTCGTTCGCCAAGACGTCATCGTCTACAAGCCGGGTCGACAAGGCAGCGATGTCGAATTGCTGGGCATTCCAGAGGTCCTGGCTCAATGGGAGATTCAACGGGTCGAGCAAGTCATCGATGTGCTCGGTCTGATGGGAGACTCCAGCGACAATATCCCTGGCGTCCCCGGTATCGGCCCCAAGACGGCCAAGAAACTGATCGCCGATTTCGGTAGCGTCGAAAACCTGCTTGAGAACACGGACAAACTGAAAGGCAAACAACGCGAACGCATCGAAGAGAACCGCGAGCAAGCCTTGCTTTCCAAGCAACTCGTCACCATCCAAATGGATGTTCCTCACACGGTCGATCTGGATGCATTGAAATACGACTCCTATGACGAGGAAAAGCTCAAAGCGTTGCTGCAGGAGTTGGAATTCGACACGATCGGCACACGCTTGTTTGGCAAATCGTTCTCGTCGGCTGCTTCGCGTGCGTCAGTGATCCGTGAAAAACGGGAAACGGAGATCCAAGCGACGCTATTCGATGATCCGGTCGACGAAAAAAAGATCGATGACGTGCCCCACGAATACCACACGGTGACAACCGCAGATGAACGTGCCGCTCTGATCGCGGAACTCATGTCGGTCGAATCATTTTGTTTCGACACCGAAACCACAGGATTGGATCCCCGGACCGTCCAACCGCTTGGCATCTCGTTTTGCATCCAACCTCACACCGCTTACTACGTCGTCTGTGGCGAAACGGCGGAGGACGCATGTGCCGTGCTGGAAGAATTCCGCTGTGTTTTCGAGAATGAATCGATTCGCAAGGTCGGACACAATCTCAAGTACGACGTCTCGCTGTTGAAGTGGCACGGGATCGAAGTCCGCGGGACATTGTTTGATACCATGCTCGTGCACACGATGATGGAACCGGAGATGAAACATGGACTGGACTACTTGGCCAACCTGTATCTCGGTTACCAACCCATCCCGACGTCCGCATTGATCGGCCCTAAAGGTCCCAATCAAAAAAACATGCGTGACGTTCCACTGGAAAGACTTTCTCAATACGCTTGCGAAGACGCAGATGTGACGCTGCAAGTGGCCAACGCGATCTCACCCAAGATAGATGAACTGGGAGTTCGCGAGGTCTGCATGGACGTGGAGTGTCCGCTCGTGACGGTGTTGATCGACATGGAGTACGAAGGCATCCGGCTGAACAGCGAAGCGTTGCACGAGTATTCGGACAAATTGCAGGCCGAGATCGGCGATCTGGAAGCCCGTATCTACAGTGCCGCAGGACACCCCTTCAATATCGACTCGCCCAAACAGTTGGGCGTCGTGCTCTATGAAGAACTGGAGCTGGTCGCCAAGCCAAAGAAAACCGCCACGGGACAGTATTCCACACGCGAAGCCGAACTGGAAAAGCTGGCCAGCAAGCATCAGATCGTCGCCGACGTGCTCGACTATCGAAACGCTCGGAAATTGAAATCCGTCTACGTCGATCAATTGCCCGAAGCGGTGAACCCCAAAACCGGTCGGCTGCACACGCACTACAGTCAAACTTGGACGGCGACGGGGCGTTTGCAGTCCAACGATCCCAACTTGCAAACCATTCCGATTCGAAAGGAACGCGGACGCGAGATTCGTGCCGCATTCGTGGCCCGAGACGACGACCACCTTTTGCTCTCAGCCGACTATTCGCAAATCGAACTGAGGGTCATGGCCGAGTTGAGCCAAGACCCGGCGATGATGGAAGCCTTTTCCAGCGGCGAAGACATCCACCGATTCACCGCGTCCAAGGTCTACAAGGTCGAACCGGACGAAGTCACTCGAGAGATGCGTGACAAAGCCAAAACGGTCAACTTTGGAATCATCTATGGAATCTCAGCGTTCGGCCTGCAACAGAGGTTGAACATCCCACGCGAGGAAGCGAGCGAGTTGATTCGCAACTATTTTGAAAAGTACCCCGGCGTGCAACGTTACATCGACGAAACGATTGCGCAGGCCAAAGAACACGGCTACGTCGCCACCCGAACCGGCCGACGTCGATACATCCGTGACATCAACTCACGCAGCAAAGGAGTCGTGGCTGCCGCAGAGCGTTTGGCAATGAACAGTCCGATCCAAGGCACGGCGGCAGACATGCTGAAACTGGCGATGATCAAGGTGCACAAGGCGCTGGCCGCAGGTGGTTTCAAAACCAAGATGCTGCTGACCGTTCACGACGAATTGGTCTTTGACATGCCGCGTGACGAACAGGACACAGTGATGCCGGTGATCGAACAGGCGATGAAAACAGCGATGCCGATGCAGGTCCCCATCGTGGTCGAAATGGGAACCGGAAAAAACTGGTTGGAGGCTCACTGA
- a CDS encoding potassium channel protein: MKSRSRRMAQWIAGRAEVFMFWLSAVFLVCMAILVVLWVDVPGVQSIAAEARAQGLTAEPAELIAGEIFRNRLEIVVLSVMSVIWPIVVMEAIAHWVTRPWNRQTRRYHWFSFLFCVCPALRMCARSPEMGYRLWLPFLGWRRADKSLQRKLERMFSFPMLVIALMILPILVTEFFLKVQIAQYAWLRLLLHLGTGVIWFAFAAEFILMVSVAEKKIAYCKANWIDLAIILLPLLSFLRSLTMLRSTRLAKLMGLPQITRLARVYQLRGTLFRALRALILLEFAHRVFKTSTERRVARLKTELAESEKHARFLRLKIARLERENGVEDVVEEPAVDGE; encoded by the coding sequence ATGAAATCCCGATCACGACGCATGGCGCAGTGGATCGCTGGACGTGCGGAAGTGTTTATGTTCTGGCTATCGGCAGTCTTTTTGGTCTGCATGGCGATTCTCGTCGTGCTGTGGGTCGATGTGCCCGGTGTTCAGAGCATCGCCGCGGAAGCACGTGCGCAAGGCCTGACGGCGGAACCGGCCGAATTGATTGCCGGCGAAATCTTTCGGAATCGGCTAGAGATCGTTGTGCTGTCGGTGATGAGTGTGATCTGGCCGATCGTGGTGATGGAGGCGATCGCGCATTGGGTCACCAGGCCGTGGAATCGTCAAACACGACGATATCACTGGTTCAGTTTTTTGTTCTGTGTGTGCCCCGCATTGCGGATGTGCGCACGCAGTCCTGAGATGGGTTATCGATTATGGCTCCCGTTTTTGGGATGGCGACGAGCGGACAAAAGCTTGCAGCGAAAACTGGAGCGGATGTTCAGCTTTCCGATGCTCGTCATCGCATTGATGATCTTGCCGATTCTGGTCACGGAATTCTTTCTGAAAGTCCAAATCGCCCAGTACGCTTGGTTGCGACTGCTGTTGCACTTGGGCACGGGCGTGATCTGGTTCGCGTTTGCGGCGGAGTTCATCCTGATGGTCTCGGTGGCGGAAAAAAAGATCGCCTACTGCAAAGCCAACTGGATTGACTTGGCGATCATCTTGTTGCCCCTGTTGTCGTTCTTGCGTTCTCTGACCATGTTGCGTAGCACACGCCTGGCCAAGCTGATGGGACTGCCGCAGATCACGCGGCTTGCACGCGTCTACCAATTGCGAGGCACTCTGTTTCGAGCACTTCGCGCCTTGATCCTGCTGGAGTTCGCCCATCGTGTTTTCAAGACGAGCACAGAGAGACGCGTGGCGAGACTCAAGACGGAACTCGCGGAGTCAGAAAAGCACGCGAGATTCCTGCGATTGAAGATCGCTCGATTGGAACGCGAGAACGGAGTGGAAGATGTTGTTGAGGAACCAGCCGTCGATGGAGAGTAG